In Streptococcus sp. SN-1, a single genomic region encodes these proteins:
- a CDS encoding ATP-binding cassette domain-containing protein gives MKTVLDIHGLSKNFDKQAILQDLHLTIREGDIYGLIGKNGAGKTTLIKIITQLLFADKGTVSLFSSKTENEWSKSLSRVGSVIESPVAHNHLTAYQNLKYYCMIRHIPNADQVIRETLDYVGLSDTGKKVFRDFSLGMKQRLGIAIALLSKPDFLVLDEPINGLDPIGIKEFRLMIQRLNQEKGITILISSHILSELYLVANRFGILDQGKIIREISKAEFETLSEDYIVLKTADKEKACQVLKEQIQLQFKVVNSENEIHIFGQEQDVKQILKKLTLADVAIDEIYYARQNLEEYFTQLVE, from the coding sequence ATGAAAACAGTACTCGACATTCATGGATTGTCCAAAAACTTTGACAAACAAGCTATTCTTCAGGATCTTCATCTAACGATAAGAGAAGGAGATATTTATGGACTTATCGGAAAGAACGGAGCTGGGAAAACCACCTTGATAAAAATCATTACGCAACTACTCTTTGCGGACAAAGGAACTGTTTCCCTCTTCTCCAGCAAAACGGAAAATGAGTGGAGCAAGTCTCTATCTCGAGTAGGTTCAGTGATCGAATCACCTGTAGCCCATAATCACTTAACAGCCTATCAAAATCTGAAATATTACTGTATGATTCGTCATATTCCAAATGCTGATCAAGTCATTCGAGAAACGCTGGACTATGTAGGCTTGTCAGATACAGGTAAAAAAGTCTTTCGTGATTTCTCGCTAGGAATGAAACAAAGACTTGGTATCGCCATTGCCCTTCTCTCCAAACCAGATTTCCTAGTCTTAGATGAACCTATCAATGGACTTGATCCAATTGGTATCAAAGAATTTCGTCTGATGATTCAACGGCTCAATCAAGAAAAAGGAATCACCATTCTCATTTCTAGTCATATCTTGTCAGAACTCTATCTCGTAGCAAATCGCTTTGGTATTCTAGATCAAGGCAAGATAATCCGTGAAATCAGCAAAGCTGAATTTGAAACACTAAGTGAGGATTATATTGTGCTTAAGACAGCTGATAAGGAGAAAGCTTGCCAAGTATTGAAAGAACAAATCCAGCTCCAGTTCAAGGTTGTTAATTCAGAAAACGAAATCCACATTTTTGGTCAGGAACAAGATGTCAAACAGATTCTTAAGAAATTAACCTTAGCAGATGTCGCTATTGACGAGATTTACTACGCCCGTCAAAACCTAGAAGAATACTTCACTCAATTGGTAGAATAG
- a CDS encoding sensor histidine kinase — translation MTYMIIFVLLVLLIILSITLIRYHIALKNLSQQIEDKILTGSMKRVGVSIFSKHFLHLYQQIENLFQEVEQSRLVMKREKQTLDMAISNISHDIRTPLTIASGYTQQLIKSPENKGETLQKVAQHLDLVSKRLEALLEYRRLMEGAVKPKLEEVELSAFITKKTLAYYDVFQAANITLDFKVEAGLTTRTDEDLLDRILQNLLGNVLKHGKEEARLSLKKEKEQEQLVLEIANLVKQPIKKIENLSNRFYSENLSDTEESSGLGLYITEELCHLLGTEMKLSTDGQWLSVFIYF, via the coding sequence ATGACCTACATGATAATTTTTGTCCTACTAGTACTCCTAATTATTTTATCGATTACATTGATTCGCTACCATATAGCACTTAAAAACTTGAGTCAACAGATTGAAGACAAGATTCTCACAGGTAGTATGAAAAGAGTCGGAGTCAGCATTTTTTCCAAACATTTTTTACATCTCTACCAGCAGATTGAGAATCTATTTCAGGAAGTGGAACAATCTCGGTTAGTGATGAAAAGGGAAAAGCAGACTCTGGATATGGCCATCAGCAATATCTCCCATGATATTCGGACGCCTTTGACTATCGCGTCAGGCTACACCCAACAATTGATAAAGTCTCCTGAAAACAAAGGAGAAACCTTACAAAAAGTAGCCCAGCATCTTGATTTAGTTTCCAAACGTTTGGAGGCTCTCCTAGAATACCGTCGCTTGATGGAAGGAGCTGTCAAGCCAAAACTGGAAGAAGTAGAACTTTCAGCTTTTATCACCAAAAAGACTTTGGCTTATTATGATGTTTTTCAGGCGGCAAATATCACGCTTGATTTTAAGGTTGAAGCTGGTTTAACAACGAGGACTGATGAAGACTTGCTGGATCGTATTTTACAAAATTTACTTGGAAATGTCCTCAAGCATGGCAAGGAAGAAGCGCGGCTATCTTTGAAAAAGGAAAAGGAACAGGAACAGCTTGTCTTAGAGATTGCAAACCTTGTTAAACAGCCCATCAAAAAAATAGAAAATCTCAGCAATCGTTTTTATTCTGAAAATCTATCAGACACGGAAGAATCCTCTGGTTTAGGCCTTTATATCACTGAGGAATTATGTCATCTTCTCGGTACAGAGATGAAACTGAGCACAGATGGGCAGTGGTTATCGGTTTTCATTTATTTTTAA
- a CDS encoding PspC domain-containing protein produces MNSKFYKMRRNRMISGVLAGLADKWNFDVTLVRFLFAIFTVANFGLGVIIYIILASIMPTKEEIEAEMYGTGPRKRKEAQAIDDNEGWFW; encoded by the coding sequence ATGAACAGTAAATTTTATAAAATGAGACGAAATCGCATGATTTCAGGAGTTCTGGCAGGTCTAGCAGACAAATGGAACTTTGATGTTACCCTTGTTCGTTTCTTGTTTGCCATTTTTACAGTCGCAAACTTTGGACTTGGTGTGATTATCTATATCATCCTAGCTTCTATCATGCCAACCAAGGAAGAAATTGAAGCAGAAATGTACGGAACAGGTCCACGCAAACGCAAAGAAGCCCAAGCCATTGACGATAATGAAGGCTGGTTTTGGTGA
- a CDS encoding ABC transporter ATP-binding protein gives MTLLDVKHVQKIYKTRFQGNQVEALKDIHFTVEKGDYVAIMGESGSGKSTLLNILAMLDKPTRGQVYLNGTDTATIKNSQASSFRREKLGFVFQDFNLLDTLSVKDNILLPLVLSRRPITEMMKKLVVTAENLGINQLQEKYPYEISGGQKQRVAVARAIITEPEILLADEPTGALDSKSSAALLDVFDEINERGQTILMVTHSTAAASRAKRVLFIKDGILYNQIYRGEKTERQMFQEISDTLTVMASEVN, from the coding sequence ATGACACTTTTAGATGTAAAACACGTTCAAAAAATTTATAAAACTCGTTTTCAGGGCAACCAAGTAGAAGCCCTCAAGGATATTCACTTTACCGTAGAAAAGGGTGACTACGTTGCCATCATGGGTGAGTCTGGTTCTGGTAAATCCACTCTTCTCAATATCCTAGCTATGCTGGACAAACCAACACGTGGTCAGGTTTACTTGAATGGAACTGACACCGCAACCATTAAAAATTCACAGGCTTCTAGCTTCCGTCGTGAAAAGTTGGGCTTTGTCTTTCAAGACTTTAACTTACTAGATACTCTGTCTGTTAAGGACAATATCTTGCTTCCCCTTGTCTTGTCAAGAAGACCCATTACGGAGATGATGAAGAAATTGGTGGTGACAGCTGAGAATCTAGGTATCAACCAATTGCAAGAGAAGTACCCTTACGAGATTTCTGGTGGTCAGAAACAGCGTGTAGCAGTAGCCCGCGCCATCATCACAGAACCTGAAATTCTCCTTGCGGATGAGCCAACAGGAGCCCTTGATTCCAAGTCATCTGCAGCTCTTCTTGATGTTTTTGATGAAATCAATGAGCGTGGCCAAACCATTCTCATGGTAACCCACTCAACGGCAGCAGCTAGCAGGGCTAAACGTGTACTCTTTATCAAAGACGGCATTCTTTACAATCAAATCTACCGTGGAGAGAAGACAGAACGTCAGATGTTCCAAGAAATTTCTGATACCTTGACTGTCATGGCAAGCGAGGTGAATTAG
- a CDS encoding VIT family protein, whose translation MSETNHEIDSNFAGRLNILRAGVLGANDGIISIAGVVIGVASATSNIWIIFLSGFAAILAGAFSMAGGEYVSVSTQKDTEEAAVAREKLLLDQDMELAKKSLYTAYIQNGECETSAQLLTNKAFLKNPLKALVEEKYGIEYEEFTNPWHAAISSFISFFLGSLPPMLSVTIFPSEYRIPATVLIVGLSLLVTGYTSAKLGKAPTKTAMIRNLAIGLLTMGVTFLLGQLFSI comes from the coding sequence ATGTCAGAAACAAATCACGAAATCGATTCAAATTTTGCAGGTCGTTTAAATATCCTACGAGCGGGTGTTCTTGGTGCTAATGATGGAATTATTTCCATTGCTGGTGTGGTTATCGGGGTTGCTAGTGCTACGAGCAATATCTGGATTATCTTTTTATCAGGATTTGCAGCTATCTTAGCTGGTGCCTTTTCAATGGCTGGTGGAGAATATGTATCCGTTTCAACTCAGAAAGATACCGAGGAAGCAGCCGTTGCGCGTGAGAAACTCTTGCTAGACCAAGATATGGAGCTAGCCAAAAAGTCTCTCTATACTGCTTATATCCAAAATGGAGAATGCGAAACCTCTGCTCAACTCTTGACCAACAAGGCCTTTCTTAAAAATCCACTCAAGGCTTTGGTAGAGGAAAAATATGGGATTGAGTATGAAGAATTTACCAATCCTTGGCACGCTGCCATCTCTAGCTTTATTTCTTTTTTCCTTGGTAGCTTGCCACCAATGCTGTCAGTGACCATTTTCCCAAGTGAATACCGCATCCCTGCTACTGTCCTCATTGTGGGACTTTCACTATTGGTGACTGGTTACACTAGTGCCAAACTTGGAAAAGCCCCAACCAAAACAGCTATGATTCGGAACCTTGCTATTGGTCTCTTAACTATGGGAGTTACCTTCCTGCTAGGACAACTTTTCAGCATTTAG
- a CDS encoding Tex family protein, with product MDKKYEKISQDLGVTLKQIDTVLSLTAEGATIPFIARYRKDMTGSLDEVAIKAIIDLDKSLTNLNDRKEAVLAKIQEQGKLTKELEEAILAAEKLADVEELYLPYKEKRRTKATIAREAGLFPLARLILQNVADLEKEAEKFVCEGFATGKEALSGAVDILVEALSEDVTLRSMTYQEVLRHSKLTSQAKDESLDEKQVFQIYYDFSETVGTMQGYRTLALNRGEKLGVLKVGFEHATDRILAFFAARFKVKNAYIDEVVQQSVKKKVLPSIERRIRTELTEKAEEGAIQLFSDNLRNLLLVAPLKGRVVLGFDPAFRTGAKLAVVDATGKMLTTQVVYPVKPASARQIEEARKDLADLIGQYGVEIIAIGNGTASRESEAFVAEVLKDFPEVSYVIVNESGASVYSASELARQEFPDLTVEKRSAISIARRLQDPLAELVKIDPKSIGVGQYQHDVSQKKLSESLDFVVDTVVNQVGVNINTASPALLSHVAGLNKTISENIVKYREEEGKITSRAQIKKVPRLGTKAFEQAAGFLRIPESSNILDNTGVHPENYAAVKELFKRLDIKDLTEEAQTKLKSVSITEMAQELDLGQETLKDIIADLLKPGRDFRDSFDAPVLRQDVLDIKDLVVGQKLEGVVRNVVDFGAFVDIGIHEDGLIHISHMSRKFIKHPSQVVSVGDLVTVWVKKIDTEREKVNLSLLAPDESD from the coding sequence ATGGATAAAAAATATGAAAAAATCTCCCAGGATTTGGGAGTGACGTTAAAGCAAATCGATACCGTTCTAAGTTTGACTGCTGAAGGGGCGACTATTCCCTTTATCGCGCGTTATCGCAAGGACATGACTGGTAGTCTGGATGAGGTGGCGATTAAGGCCATTATCGATTTGGATAAAAGTCTGACCAATCTCAATGACCGCAAGGAAGCTGTTTTGGCGAAGATTCAAGAACAAGGTAAGTTGACCAAGGAATTGGAAGAAGCTATCTTAGCTGCCGAAAAATTAGCGGACGTAGAAGAACTCTATCTTCCATACAAGGAAAAGCGTCGGACCAAGGCAACCATTGCCCGTGAAGCCGGACTCTTCCCACTTGCTCGCTTGATTTTGCAGAATGTAGCCGACTTAGAGAAAGAGGCTGAAAAGTTTGTCTGTGAAGGATTTGCGACTGGTAAGGAAGCATTGTCTGGTGCAGTTGATATTTTGGTTGAAGCTTTATCGGAAGATGTGACCTTGCGTTCCATGACTTATCAGGAAGTGCTGAGACACTCTAAACTCACTTCTCAAGCCAAGGATGAAAGTCTTGATGAAAAGCAGGTTTTTCAGATTTATTATGATTTTTCAGAGACAGTTGGAACTATGCAAGGTTATCGTACCTTGGCCCTCAATCGTGGGGAGAAACTTGGTGTCTTGAAGGTCGGTTTTGAACATGCAACGGACCGTATTCTTGCCTTCTTTGCAGCTCGTTTCAAGGTAAAAAATGCCTACATAGATGAAGTAGTTCAGCAATCTGTTAAGAAAAAGGTCTTGCCATCTATCGAGAGACGCATTCGGACAGAATTAACTGAGAAAGCAGAAGAAGGAGCTATCCAACTCTTTTCTGACAACCTACGCAATCTCCTCTTGGTTGCTCCACTGAAAGGGCGCGTGGTTCTTGGATTTGACCCTGCCTTTCGTACAGGTGCCAAGCTAGCTGTCGTGGATGCAACAGGGAAAATGCTGACAACTCAGGTCGTTTATCCTGTCAAACCAGCATCAGCTCGTCAAATCGAAGAAGCCAGGAAAGATTTGGCAGATTTGATTGGTCAATACGGTGTAGAGATTATTGCCATCGGAAATGGAACGGCCAGTCGTGAAAGTGAAGCCTTTGTGGCGGAAGTTCTGAAAGATTTTCCTGAAGTCAGCTATGTCATTGTCAATGAAAGTGGTGCTTCGGTCTATTCTGCCAGTGAACTTGCCCGTCAGGAGTTTCCAGACTTGACCGTTGAAAAACGCTCTGCTATTTCTATCGCCCGTCGTTTGCAAGATCCTCTTGCCGAATTGGTCAAAATCGATCCTAAGTCAATCGGCGTTGGTCAATACCAGCACGATGTCAGCCAGAAGAAATTATCTGAGAGTCTGGACTTTGTTGTCGATACAGTGGTAAACCAAGTCGGTGTCAACATCAATACGGCCAGCCCAGCTCTTCTTTCACACGTAGCTGGACTCAATAAAACCATCTCTGAAAATATCGTCAAGTATCGTGAAGAAGAAGGAAAAATCACTTCACGCGCCCAAATCAAGAAAGTCCCTCGTCTGGGTACCAAGGCATTTGAACAGGCAGCTGGTTTCCTTCGAATACCAGAAAGTAGCAATATCCTTGATAATACAGGAGTTCACCCAGAAAATTACGCTGCTGTTAAAGAACTCTTTAAGCGTTTAGATATCAAGGACTTGACTGAAGAAGCTCAAACAAAATTAAAATCCGTTTCAATCACAGAGATGGCTCAAGAATTGGATCTTGGACAAGAAACCCTCAAAGATATCATTGCCGATCTTCTCAAACCAGGTCGAGATTTCCGTGATTCCTTTGATGCACCTGTGCTTCGCCAAGATGTCCTAGATATCAAAGACTTAGTGGTTGGGCAAAAGCTAGAAGGAGTAGTGCGTAATGTCGTTGACTTCGGTGCTTTTGTTGATATCGGTATTCACGAGGACGGCTTGATTCACATTTCGCATATGAGTCGCAAGTTTATCAAACACCCCAGCCAAGTGGTGTCAGTTGGAGATTTAGTGACCGTTTGGGTTAAGAAAATTGATACTGAACGTGAAAAAGTCAATCTGTCGCTTCTAGCTCCAGATGAATCTGACTGA
- a CDS encoding DUF3270 domain-containing protein, protein MPVRKLQSYEVDYQEELNHQVPRYQDYTPEAQSDANLKEILFFVNIAVFCICIAIFSFIFLALKLSTALAFAAAIGSSLLILKVQRSIIKRKFRR, encoded by the coding sequence ATGCCTGTAAGAAAATTACAATCCTATGAGGTAGACTATCAAGAAGAATTAAACCATCAGGTTCCTCGCTATCAAGATTATACACCTGAAGCGCAATCTGATGCCAATCTCAAGGAAATCCTATTTTTTGTTAATATCGCTGTTTTTTGTATCTGTATTGCTATCTTTAGTTTTATCTTTTTAGCATTAAAATTATCAACTGCTCTTGCCTTTGCCGCAGCAATCGGATCCAGCTTACTTATTTTAAAAGTCCAACGCTCTATTATCAAACGAAAATTTAGAAGATAA
- a CDS encoding ABC transporter permease has product MFRLTNKLAVSNLIKNRKLYYPFALAVLLAVTVTYLFYSLTFNPKIAEIRGGETIQATLGFGMFVVTLASAIIVLYANSFVMKNRSKELGIYGMLGLEKRHLISMTFKELVVFGILTVGAGIGIGALFDKLIFAFLLKLMKLKVELVATFQMKVVITVLVVFGLIFLGLMFLNTLRIARMNALQLSREKASGEKRGRFLPLQTILGSISLGIGYYLSLTVKDPLTALTTFFLAVLLVIFGTYLLFNAGITVFLQILKKNKKYYYQPNNLISVSNLIFRMKKNAVGLATIAILSTMVLVTMSAATSIFNASESFKKVMNPHDFGITGQNVEKEDLDKLLSQFASDKGYSVKEKEVLRYSNFGIANQEGTKLTIFEKGQNRVQPKTVFMVFDQKDYENMTGQKLSLSGNEVGLFAKNDGLKGQKALTLNNHQFSVKEEFNTDFIVNHVPNQFNIFTTDYNYLVVPNLQAFLDQFPDSAIYNQLYGGMNVNASEEEQLKVADEYDKYLDQFNAQLNTEGSYVYGSNLADASSQMSALFGGVFFIGIFLSIIFMVGTVLVIYYKQISEGYEDRERFIILQKVGLDQKQIKQTINKQVLTVFFLPLLFAFIHLAFAYHMLSLILKVIGVIDTNMMLIVTLSICAIFLIAYVLIFMITSRSYRKIVQM; this is encoded by the coding sequence ATGTTTCGATTAACCAATAAGTTAGCGGTATCGAACTTGATTAAAAACCGCAAACTCTACTATCCTTTTGCGCTGGCTGTTCTCTTGGCAGTCACTGTCACCTATCTCTTTTACTCTCTAACTTTCAATCCAAAGATTGCGGAAATCCGTGGAGGGGAAACGATTCAAGCTACTCTAGGATTTGGTATGTTTGTCGTCACCCTTGCGTCAGCCATTATCGTCCTCTATGCCAATAGTTTTGTCATGAAAAATCGTTCCAAGGAACTAGGGATTTATGGCATGCTGGGTTTGGAGAAACGCCATCTAATTAGTATGACTTTTAAGGAGTTAGTGGTATTTGGGATTCTAACTGTTGGAGCAGGTATCGGTATTGGAGCCTTGTTTGACAAGTTGATTTTTGCTTTCTTGCTCAAACTGATGAAATTGAAGGTTGAGCTGGTTGCTACCTTCCAGATGAAAGTTGTCATTACAGTACTTGTTGTCTTTGGCTTGATTTTTCTAGGGCTCATGTTCTTGAATACCCTTCGAATCGCCCGTATGAATGCCCTCCAGCTCTCGCGTGAGAAAGCAAGCGGAGAGAAAAGAGGTCGTTTCCTACCTCTCCAAACTATTCTTGGTTCCATAAGTTTAGGGATTGGCTATTATCTTTCCCTTACCGTAAAAGATCCCCTTACAGCCCTAACAACCTTCTTCTTAGCTGTTTTGCTGGTTATCTTTGGTACCTATCTCTTGTTTAATGCAGGTATTACCGTTTTCCTTCAAATCTTAAAGAAAAACAAGAAATACTATTACCAACCCAATAACCTCATCTCTGTTTCCAACTTGATTTTCCGTATGAAGAAAAATGCGGTTGGACTAGCAACTATCGCAATTTTATCAACAATGGTTTTGGTAACCATGTCAGCCGCGACAAGCATTTTCAATGCCTCAGAATCCTTTAAGAAAGTGATGAATCCGCATGACTTTGGCATTACTGGACAAAATGTTGAAAAAGAAGATTTGGACAAACTCTTGAGCCAGTTTGCAAGTGACAAAGGTTATAGTGTCAAAGAGAAAGAAGTGCTTCGTTACAGTAACTTTGGTATTGCAAATCAAGAAGGAACCAAGTTAACCATTTTTGAAAAAGGACAAAACCGTGTCCAACCTAAAACAGTCTTCATGGTATTTGACCAAAAAGATTATGAAAATATGACTGGTCAAAAGCTTTCTCTATCAGGGAATGAGGTCGGTCTCTTTGCCAAAAATGACGGACTGAAAGGACAGAAAGCTCTAACTCTAAATAACCATCAATTTTCTGTCAAAGAAGAATTTAATACAGATTTTATTGTGAATCATGTCCCAAATCAGTTTAATATTTTTACTACTGATTACAATTACCTTGTTGTTCCTAATTTGCAAGCATTTTTAGACCAATTCCCAGATTCGGCTATCTATAATCAGCTGTACGGTGGTATGAATGTAAATGCCAGTGAAGAAGAACAACTCAAGGTTGCTGACGAGTATGATAAATACCTCGATCAATTTAATGCACAATTAAACACGGAAGGTAGCTATGTTTATGGTAGCAATCTAGCAGATGCTAGTTCTCAGATGAGTGCCCTCTTTGGTGGTGTCTTCTTTATTGGTATTTTCCTATCCATTATCTTTATGGTCGGAACCGTTCTGGTCATCTACTACAAACAAATTTCTGAAGGATATGAAGACCGTGAGCGTTTTATTATCTTGCAGAAAGTCGGTTTAGATCAAAAGCAAATCAAGCAAACCATTAACAAACAGGTTTTAACTGTTTTCTTCCTTCCTTTGCTTTTTGCCTTCATACATCTAGCCTTTGCCTACCATATGCTTAGTCTGATTTTAAAAGTGATTGGTGTAATAGATACGAATATGATGTTGATTGTGACCTTGTCTATCTGCGCTATCTTCCTCATCGCCTATGTGCTGATTTTCATGATTACCTCAAGAAGTTATCGCAAGATTGTGCAAATGTAA
- a CDS encoding SprT family protein, with product MNLTDYIKQVSLEDFGRPFIHQAQWNSRLRSTGGRFFPKDGHLDFNPKVYQELGLDVFRKIVRHELCHYHLYFQGKGYQHKDRDFKELLKAVDGLRFVPTLPNSNSKPIKLYRCQSCQQTYQRKRRIDTKRYRCGLCRGKLLLINQPED from the coding sequence ATGAATCTGACTGATTACATTAAGCAGGTTTCACTAGAAGACTTCGGCAGACCTTTTATCCATCAAGCCCAGTGGAATTCTCGTCTACGTTCGACAGGTGGGCGATTTTTTCCCAAAGATGGGCATTTGGATTTTAATCCTAAGGTTTATCAGGAACTTGGTTTAGACGTTTTTAGGAAAATTGTCCGACATGAACTATGTCATTATCACCTCTATTTTCAAGGGAAGGGCTATCAACATAAAGATCGGGATTTTAAGGAACTGTTGAAAGCGGTGGATGGGTTACGCTTTGTGCCAACCTTGCCCAATAGCAACTCCAAGCCAATCAAGCTCTATCGTTGCCAATCCTGCCAGCAAACTTATCAGCGCAAGCGGAGGATTGATACCAAACGCTATCGCTGTGGACTTTGTCGAGGTAAATTGCTACTGATAAATCAGCCTGAGGACTGA
- a CDS encoding ABC transporter permease — MIHTIQADFYRLFRSKGFWITEFILFSLMLMGATVGATGHLMAIQTEEPEIPTHGWDGVQALINASSQGSNLVFLCIILTCLVLGVDLIGKLYKNSLTVGVSRTEFFLAKAFVVACIALLQLIISLVIAFIPATILNGFGTMPDGFIGNLLITISLQFLCLLAWLSIVSFILYVSHSYLAVFIGYLVSSILLSMPMLIFPSIKILPYLSLQFFYAMTANSESIFYTLIVTLAVILIFNLSGLAVFKKKSL; from the coding sequence ATGATACATACCATTCAAGCAGACTTTTACCGTCTTTTCCGTTCCAAAGGATTCTGGATTACAGAGTTCATTCTCTTTTCTCTCATGCTAATGGGCGCAACTGTAGGAGCTACTGGCCATCTGATGGCAATCCAGACAGAAGAGCCAGAAATTCCAACCCATGGTTGGGACGGTGTACAAGCCCTGATTAACGCATCTAGTCAAGGTTCAAACCTCGTTTTTCTCTGTATTATTCTAACTTGTCTAGTTCTCGGTGTTGATTTAATCGGAAAGCTCTATAAAAATAGTTTGACAGTAGGGGTTTCTCGTACAGAGTTTTTCCTTGCCAAAGCCTTTGTAGTGGCTTGTATTGCACTTTTGCAACTTATCATCAGCCTTGTGATTGCCTTTATTCCAGCAACTATCTTAAATGGATTTGGAACTATGCCTGATGGCTTTATTGGCAATCTACTGATAACCATTTCCCTTCAATTCCTTTGCCTCCTTGCTTGGCTTTCGATTGTTTCCTTCATTCTCTATGTTAGCCATTCTTATCTTGCAGTATTTATTGGTTACTTGGTCAGCTCTATCTTACTTTCTATGCCAATGCTCATCTTCCCAAGTATCAAAATTTTGCCATATTTATCATTGCAGTTTTTCTATGCCATGACTGCTAATAGTGAATCCATTTTCTATACCCTTATAGTTACCTTAGCTGTTATTCTAATCTTTAATCTAAGTGGACTGGCAGTTTTCAAAAAGAAAAGTCTATAA
- a CDS encoding Cof-type HAD-IIB family hydrolase, which translates to MIKLLALDMDGTLLNESKEIPQAHITAIHQAIEKGVKLVLCTGRPLFGVLPYYKKLGLDLQNEYVIVNNGCSTHQTSDWGLVDWQELSPADIEYLYELAEKSDVQLTLFDEEHYFVLGGKPNEIIQNDAKLVFSDLTEISLEEATSGKYRMFQGMFLGTESQTDDFEERFATELCQRFSGVRSQPVIYEAMPLGTTKSTALSRLSEILNIEPSEIMAMGDANNDIEMLQFSGLGIAMGNASDYVKSLADAVTASNEEDGVARAIEKYIL; encoded by the coding sequence ATGATTAAACTACTAGCCTTGGATATGGACGGAACCCTCCTTAATGAATCTAAGGAAATCCCACAAGCTCACATCACAGCCATTCACCAAGCTATTGAAAAAGGTGTCAAACTGGTTCTCTGTACGGGTCGCCCGCTTTTCGGTGTCCTCCCCTACTACAAAAAACTGGGGCTAGACCTCCAGAACGAATATGTCATTGTTAACAACGGTTGTTCAACTCACCAGACAAGTGACTGGGGACTAGTTGACTGGCAAGAACTTAGTCCAGCTGACATTGAATATCTCTACGAACTTGCTGAAAAAAGTGATGTTCAGTTGACTCTTTTTGATGAGGAGCATTATTTTGTCCTCGGTGGTAAGCCTAATGAAATCATTCAAAATGATGCTAAACTAGTCTTTTCAGACCTGACTGAAATTTCTCTTGAGGAAGCGACTAGTGGTAAGTACCGGATGTTCCAAGGGATGTTTTTGGGTACAGAGAGTCAAACAGACGATTTTGAAGAGCGTTTTGCTACAGAACTCTGTCAACGATTTAGTGGAGTTCGTTCGCAGCCTGTCATTTATGAAGCCATGCCACTTGGTACAACAAAGTCTACCGCTCTTTCACGACTATCTGAGATTTTGAATATCGAGCCATCAGAAATTATGGCTATGGGGGATGCTAATAACGATATCGAAATGCTCCAGTTTTCAGGCCTCGGTATTGCAATGGGAAATGCCAGCGATTATGTCAAATCCCTAGCTGATGCCGTTACAGCCAGCAACGAAGAAGACGGCGTTGCGCGTGCCATTGAGAAATATATTTTATAA
- a CDS encoding response regulator transcription factor gives MARILVIEDNSDIQEILRTLLTEEHEVIQAFSGTEGIMRFDQGGIELVLLDIMLPGKNGDQVLKAIREQSQIPVIMLTALSDKKLISQYLLDGANDYIVKPFDLDEVFARVTVQLRQSVEKQPVEIGKAENLPQNLKNIQFDAESFEIKNSQEIIRLAKKECLILQTLLKHPKKIFTKEELYELVWEESYLPGDNTLNTHLSNLRKKLNQLDPNQEYIETIWGVGVRLKGDKQ, from the coding sequence ATGGCTAGGATATTGGTTATTGAAGACAATAGTGACATTCAAGAGATTTTGCGAACACTTCTTACTGAGGAACATGAGGTGATTCAAGCCTTTTCTGGTACAGAAGGAATCATGCGTTTTGACCAAGGTGGGATTGAACTCGTTTTGCTAGATATCATGCTTCCTGGGAAAAATGGGGATCAGGTTTTAAAAGCTATCAGGGAACAAAGTCAAATTCCTGTCATTATGCTAACGGCTTTGAGCGATAAGAAGCTAATCAGTCAATATCTCTTAGACGGTGCCAATGATTACATAGTCAAACCTTTTGATTTGGACGAAGTCTTTGCTAGAGTTACTGTTCAATTACGCCAAAGTGTAGAAAAACAGCCTGTGGAAATAGGAAAAGCTGAAAATCTACCACAAAACTTGAAAAATATCCAGTTTGATGCAGAAAGTTTTGAAATCAAAAATAGTCAGGAAATAATTCGCCTTGCCAAGAAAGAATGCTTGATTCTCCAAACTCTCCTTAAACACCCTAAGAAAATTTTCACCAAGGAAGAACTTTATGAATTGGTCTGGGAGGAGAGCTATCTACCTGGAGATAATACCCTCAATACGCATTTGAGTAATCTTCGTAAAAAATTAAACCAGCTTGACCCAAATCAAGAATATATTGAAACCATCTGGGGAGTTGGGGTAAGATTAAAAGGAGACAAGCAATGA